Proteins encoded within one genomic window of Glycine soja cultivar W05 chromosome 1, ASM419377v2, whole genome shotgun sequence:
- the LOC114417982 gene encoding uncharacterized protein LOC114417982: MIEVFVEVIASFTQYYDQPLRCFTFGDFQLVPTVEEFEGILGCSLGGRKSYLFSGFYPSMARVAKVVKISVQELERVKQNRNGVVGIPKKRLEEKAKALADQGEWTSFIDVLALLVFGVVLFPNVDGLMDLAAINAFLAYHHSKESSAVVVLVDAYDTFDQRCKKNNARIVCCTLALYVWLVFHIFHHESRHVCPLQGHYICAEKGKANWEQLMAGMVGASVNWFPRWKEGGARVLSSCEGFPNVPLMGTRGCINYNPVLVIRQLGYPMKGAPSEESIAPFIA, from the coding sequence ATGATAGAAGTTTTCGTGGAAGTCATCGCATCCTTCACTCAGTACTATGACCAGccgctaaggtgcttcacatttggggACTTTCAGTTGGTACCAACCGTAGAAGAGTTTGAAGGGATCTTGGGATGCTCGCTAGGAGGAAGGAAGTCGTATCTGTTTTCTGGGTTTTACCCCTCCATGGCAAGAGTAGCAAAGGTGGTCAAGATCTCGGTGCAAGAATTGGAACGAgtgaaacaaaatagaaatggggtggttgggaTACCAAAGAAGCGCTTGGAAGAGAAAGCGAAAGCTTTGGCGGATCAAGGAGAGTGGACTTCTTTCATTGATGTTTTAGCACTATTGGtgtttggggtcgtcctctttccaaatgtggatgggctaatggATCTAGCGGCGATCAATgcttttcttgcttatcaccatagcaaggaaagttcGGCCGTTGTTGTTTTGGTTGATGCCTATGACACGTTTGACCAGAGATGCAAGAAGAACAACGCGAGAATTGTCTGTTGCACACtcgctctttatgtatggctgGTCTTTCACATTTTTCATCATGAAAGTAGACATGTTTGTCCCCTACAAGGTCACTACATATGTGCCGAGAAAGGGAAAGCAAATTGGGAGCAGCTCATGGCGGGTATGGTAGGGGCGtccgttaattggttccctcgatggaaggaaggagggGCCAGAGTTTTGTCCTCATGTGAAGGGTTCCCAAACGTCCCCTTGAtgggaacgaggggttgtattaattataatcctgtACTTGTCATAAGACAACTAGGCTACCCTATGAAAGGGGCACCATCAGAAGAGAGTATCGCGCCTTTCATCGCATGA